The Aliiroseovarius sediminilitoris region ATGGGCGCGTTGTCCAGCAGATGCGCCACCGGCTCGGCATCCAATGTGGCCGACATCACGATGAGCTTCAGATCGTCGCGCAGCGCCTGCATCGCTTCCCATGTCAGCGCCAGTCCGAGATCGGCGTTCAGGGATCGTTCGTGAAATTCGTCAAAGATAACCGCGCCGATCCCGGTCAGTGACGGGTCGGATTGCAGCATCCGGGTCAGAATGCCTTCGGTGACAACTTCGATCCGGGTTGCCGCGCTTATCTTGACATCGCCGCGAATGCGATAGCCGACGGTCCGACCCACCTGCTCACCCAGCGTTTGCGACATGCGTTCGGCGGCGGCGCGGGCAGCCAGACGGCGCGGCTCCAGCATCACCAGCTTGCCTTCGAACACCCCCGCCTCCAGTAGCGCCAACGGCACCACGGTGGTTTTCCCGGCCCCCGGCGGAGCCATCAACACGGCGCGACCTTCGCGGCGAACGGCGTCAAGAAGGTCGGGTATGGCGTCGTGAATGGGCAGCGTGTCACTCATGCCCTCTTATCGACCGTCATGCACATATCGTCCAGATACAAGCTCCGGTGCTCTGGACAGAAAGCCCCGAGCGCGGCATGACTGTCCGAAAGTTGGAGGCAGCATGGACATTCACGATCTGGCAACACGGGTGCAGGCGGGCGAGAGGCGGGCCTTGGCGCGGGCCATCACCTTGGTTGAAAGCGGCCGCGCAGACCATCGTGCGCAGGCTGGCGCGTTGCTGGATGCGCTGGCCCCTTTGGGGCGACAGGCTCTGCGTATCGGTCTGTCAGGAACGCCGGGGGTGGGTAAATCCACCTTCATCGAAGCCTTTGGGATGTTCCTGATCGAACAAGGGCTAAAGGTTGCTGTTCTGGCTGTCGATCCAAGCTCGGCCCGGTCGGGCGGGTCCATCCTTGGCGACAAAACCCGAATGGAACGACTGAGCCGCCAGAAGAACGCTTTTATCCGCCCCTCGCCCTCGCAATCGCAACTGGGTGGTGTGGCGCGCCGGACGCGCGAAGCGGTGGCCCTGTGCGAAGCGGCCGGCTTTGACGTTGTGCTGATCGAAACCGTGGGCGTGGGGCAGTCGGAAACGATGGTGGCGGAAATGTCCGACCTGTTCCTCTTGTTGCTCGCCCCAGCGGGCGGGGACGAGTTGCAGGGCGTGAAACGCGGTATCATGGAGATCGCCGATCTTATTCTGGTCAACAAGGCCGATGGCGATTTGAAGCCGATGGCCATGCGCACCTGTGCAGACTATGCGGGCGCTTTGCGCCTGTTGCGCAAACGGGCCTATGACCCCCAGGGATTTCCCAAGGCGATGACGGTATCCGCAGTCACGCAGGACGGGCTGACAGACGCGTGGGAGACGATACAGACGCTGATCGCGTGGCGTCGCGAACATGGCCACTGGACCAGGCGGCGTGCGCATCAGGCGCGACATTGGTTTGAAGAGGATGTGCGCCACGGGCTTCTGTCTGTCCTTGATCAAAAGGACACGCGCGCGCGGATTGACACGCTGGGCGATCAGGTGGCCAATGGCCAGATCTCGGCCAGCCGTGCGGCGGCAGACATCCTTACACACCTGCGCCCGGTGCGCAAAATCTGACATACTGTCCGGCTTCTTCTGGCTCAAATATCCCGGGGTGAGCGGCTCTGCCGCGAGGGGCAGCGCCCCTTGAAACATCACCCCATCGGCAGCACCGACCAAACTGGGGACGCTGCTGCCACCAACGATGCCGGGGTTGATCAGCGCTAACAACTGGGTTAGCGTCCCCTTCAGAACATGAAGGAGAGATGCCGGATGCGAAATTTCAGGACCCTATATCAAGCGTAAGTCGCGGTCCTGATGGGCTGTCGTCAGCCCCGTCCATCACATCTCTATCCCCCAAGCGCACGGAGCGCCTTCATGTTTCGTTTCTTTGAAAACCTCGTAGATCCCTTTGCCCCGCATGACTTGGGCACGCCGCCCAAATCCCTTTGGCCGTTCTTCAAATCGCAATTTGGACCGTTCCGCAAGTGGATGATCTGGATGGCGCTGACCGGGGTTCTGGTCGCGTTGATTGAAACCGGGTTGATCTTCTACACCGGACGCATCGTGGACCTGATCAACCTGTCCACGCCGGAAAGTTTCTGGTCCACCAACGGTTTTGAACTTCTGCTGGCGGCAGTGTTCATCATCTTCCTCAGACCGCTGGCGATCACTCTGAACCGGTTTTTTCTGGAGCAGACGCTGGCAGGCAACATGCAGGAACAGGTGCGCTGGCGCGCGCACCGGCATCTTCTGGGGCAGTCGCTTGGCTTTTTTCAGAATGATTTTGCCGGGCGTTTGTCCAACCGCGTGATGCAGCTTGGCCCGGCGGTCGAGGACAGTACCTATATGTTTTTCGAAGGCATCTTCTATGCCACCACCTATGTGTTGAGCGCGATGGTGATCTTGGGGCAGGTCGACATGCGTTTGGCGCTGCCCCTGGGGATCTGGCTGGTGTTTTACGTGCTCTATGTGCGCTATATTGCCAAACGCGTATCGGTGGCGTCCGAGAAATGGTCCGATGCACGGTCGCTGGTCACGGGCCGGATCGTGGATGCCTATGCCAATATCGAAAGCGTGAAACTGTTCTCACAGGGCGCAGGCGAAGAGCGCTATGCGCTGTCCTCGCTGAAACGCTTGCGGCTGCGGTTTCAACGCTTCCTGCGCCTGATGACCGAACTGAGCTTTGGGTTGAACCTGCTGAACGGCTTGCTGATCGTGGGCGTATTGGGTGCGGCAGTCTGGCTTTGGACCCAAGGCGAAGTATCGGTGGGCGAGGTTGCCGCCGCCTCGGCGCTTGTTGTGCGGCTGAACGGGATGTCGGGTTGGATCATGTGGGTCACGATCCGGTTGTTTGAGCATATGGGTGTGATCCGCGAAGGCCTGCGGTCCATCGCCGTGGCGCATGAGTTGAAGGACGCCAAGGGTGCCAAGGACCTAGTGATCAAGGATGGCGAAATAACTTTCGGCGGGCTGACGCATCACTATGGCAAAGGCTCTGGAGGGCTGGACAACGTGTCATTGACCGTGCGCCCTGGCGAGAAAGTCGGACTGGTCGGACGCTCAGGTGCGGGCAAGTCCAGCCTTGTGAACCTGCTGATGCGGTTTCGTGATCCCGAGGGCGGACATATCCTGATTGACGGGCAGGATGTGTCCGGGGTGACGCAGGACAGTTTGCGCGCGCAGATCGGCATGGTGACGCAGGACAGCAGTCTTCTGCACCGTTCTGTGCGGGCCAACATCCTTTATGGTCGCCCTGACGCGACAGAGGACCAGATGATCGCCGCAGCCGAGCGCGCTGAGGCGCATGAGTTCATCCAGACGTTGGAAGACCCGCAAGGTCGCCTTGGCTATGACGCCCATGTCGGGGAACGCGGCGTGAAACTGTCGGGCGGGCAGCGTCAGCGGGTCGCCATTGCGCGGGTCATGCTGAAGGATGCCCCGATCCTTGTGTTGGATGAGGCGACATCGGCGCTGGACAGTGAAGTCGAGGCCGCGATCCAGAAAACGCTTTACGGCATGATGGAGGGCAAGACAGTGATTGCCATCGCGCACCGGCTGTCCACCATCGCCCAGATGGACCGGATTGTCGTGTTGGACGAGGGTCGTATCATCGAAAGCGGCAGCCATGATGAGCTTTTGGCCGCAGGCGGCACCTATGCGGGATTGTGGGACCGGCAGTCGGGCGGGTTTCTGGGTGAGGATTGAGGCAGGCGCCTTCGACGGCTCACGATGTGAGCCCTGGAGGGGCGTTGCCCCTCTGCGCTGCGCGCATTCACCCCAGGATATTTCAGGCCAGAAGAAACAGTTGAGTATGCGTTTGTTTGGGGTGGTGGAAATTCCTGTCGGAACCGGGGCACGACTCACTTGACGCGCCGGGGGAAGGGGTCTAATTACCGCGGACGGAATTCGGGGCGCTGCCAATGCGGCGCCCGTTTGTATTGACCGGCTGGACGTGAGCGGTGCGAGGGCGTGCCGAGTAACTCACCAATCTGGCCCGAGAGAGCAAGGAAAAGACCATGTCGCGCGTTTGCGAACTGACCGGAAAAGGCCCGATGACTGGCAACAATGTCAGCCACGCCAAAAACAGAACCCGCCGCCGGTTTCTGCCAAACCTGAACGATGTGACGTTGCAGTCGGAAGCACTTGGCCGCGGGTTCAAGTTGCGCATTTCGGCCGCTGCGCTGCGTTCGGTAGATCACCGTGGTGGTCTGGATGCGTATTTGACCAAAGCCAAGGACGTTGAACTGTCGGCCAACGCGCTGAAGATCAAGAAAGAAGTCACGAAGGCATTGGCGACCGCCTAAGCCCGCCCGCGCCCCGGACTGTCCGGTTTGAAACCGCCCAAGCCTTACCGCTTCGGGCGGTTTTCGTATGTCGGGACCTGTTACGTTTTGTCGCTTGTGCCGGTGTGAAAGACAGCTTAGCTCTGCCCATATGATCCGTGTTGTCTTTGCATATGGCTTGGCCTTGGCGCTGACGGTTGCCAGCTTTTCGCTGGCCTATGCACGCGGCGGCAGCCCAGATATGGACAAGGCAATCGAATTGGTGATTTGCACCGGCGTCGGTATGGTCACGATGACCATCGGTCCGGATGGTGAACCCGTCGAATCGATATATCTCTGCCCGGATGGGGCACAGATGTTTGCCGCAGCCTTTGCTTTTCCGGTCGTTCACATGCCCGAGGCGCGATTGATCAACCGGATCACGCCGATGAACAGTGCATCCTTTCTGGGGCGCCCATCGCTGACGCCATCTGCCCGAGGTCCCCCGGCGCTGATCTGAGTTCATATTTCAGATCAACACTATGTTGGACCAAAGGAAAGAAACCATGTTCCATATGAAAACCGTTTTTGCCGCCACAGCGGCTGCCCTGTTTGCTTTGCCTGCTTTCGCAGAAAATGAGATCATGATTGCAGATGCCTATGCGCGCGCTTCGGGTATGAACGCCATGGCAGGTGCCGCATTTTTTCAGATCATGAACCATGGCGATGAAGATGATCGCCTGATCGCTGTCAAATCGGATGTGGCCAAACGGGTCGAATTGCACACCCACAAGGAAACCGCCGAAGGCGTCATGCAGATGATGGAGGTTGAAGAGGGCTTTCCCGTCGCCGCAGGAGGTATACACGCGCTTGAACGCGGTGGAGACCACGTGATGTTCATGGGGTTGAACCAGCCGTTCGAGGATGGATCAACCATCAACGTCACGCTCGTGTTTGAGAAAGCCGGCGAAATGACCATCGAAATTCCAGTCGACCTGAAACGCAATCCAATGGGAGGCGGAATGATGAATGGCAAGATGAATGGTGGTCAGATGAAACAGGATGCCACACCGTCGAACTGATGCATCTGGGTAGGGGCTTCCCTTCGCGCACCATTAATATGGGCAAGGCCCGCAGGACCGCACCTTGGCTGGTGCCGTCATTTGTTTATGGCGCACCAAGTATTTCGGAGACCCATCGCGGCACAATCTCGGTGGCCGGGCCAAAATGCGCGCTATCAAAGGTGCCGGCGGTGGTGGACGGCTCCAGATTAAGCTCCAAAGTTTTGGTGCCCACAGCATGTGCCTCGGCCACAAACCCTGCCGCAGGGTAGATATTGCCGGACGTGCCAATGGCGACAAACAGATCGGCGTTCGACAGGGCTTGGTAAATCTCGTCCATGCGATACGGCATCTCGCCAAACCAGACGATGTCGGGGCGGGTTGCCGTTCTGTTGCAGGAGGGACAAAGATCGTTGGGTGACATTTCTTGTGGCGCCGTCCAACGGTGGTCGCAGGCGGCACAGAGCGCGCCTGACAATTCGCCATGCATGTGGATCACCCCTGTGGTACCGCTGCGTTCGTGCAGGTCATCCACATTCTGGGTGATGATGGTCACTCGGTCCGAATGCTCTGCCTGAAGGCGTGCGAGCGCCGCGTGCGCGGCGTTCGGTTGCGCACTTCGGCAATTGGTGCGGCGCGCATTGTAAAATTCGTGAACAAGGTCGGGGTTGCGCGCAAATCCTTCCGGGGTTGCCACCTCGTTCAGATCATATTTGGTCCATAACCCATCTTTGTCGCGAAATGTGCCCAACCCGCTTTCGGCGGAAATGCCTGCACCGGTCAGGATGACGATATGGTTCATTTGAAACCCCCGTAAATGTCCATGGCTTTCTGGAGCAAATCCAGCAGAGCGGCCACTTGCAGTGGGTCTTCGGCGGAGATTTCCCGTTCGGCTGCGAAATTCGCCACGCGTTGGTCGCCACGGGCGACGGCTTCGACATCGCACCAGCCAAAGGCGATTTGCACCGGCGCAAGCGGCAGGGACCCGGCTTGAAGGGCCGCGCGCCCGCCCGCGACGGTCAGTGAAAATGGCGCATCATCCAGCAAGATCTCGGCCCGGATATCGTCAAGCGGACCGGCGGCGCGTTCGATGGCACCGGCGAGGATCACGGCGCGATGAGAGACACCTTCAGGATCGGTTGGGTTATCGGGCTTTGGCTGGTTGCGGCCAAACCGGGCGAGTTCGAACAGGATGCCGCGGGTCGAAAAGCCGTGTTCGGTCAGGGTGTAGAGACGGTGTGATTTGGCAATCAAGCCAGCGTCGCACAGCTCGGACAGGCGCGCAGACAGCATGTTGGAGGCAATGCCGGGCAACCCCGCTTTGATCTGCGCGAAACTGGCCGGGCCTGCATGTAGTTCGCGCAGCACATGGATGGCCCAGCGATTTCCCAACAAGTCGAGCGACCGCGAAATCGGGCAGGACATGGTATAAGGTTTCACGCGTGACATGGCGCGGTTTTGACGGCCTTGCCAATGGTTTGCAAGGGGACAAGCGACGGATGGGCGAAGCCATGCCCGTTTGCCCCGCTACGCTGATGACTTGACGAGACCCCCCTGCGGTGAGACCCTGGCTTATGCCTTTGAAACGACCGATCCAGCCGATGCCGCCGGATATTCAAGTGCGGCTTCAGGCCCATGGGGTGCGTGCCGCGTATGACGTGCGACCATCATATCAACGCAATGACTACCTGGCTTGGATCGCGCGTGCCAAGCGACCTGAAACCCGCGAGAAACGAGTGGTTCAGATGCTAGAGGAGCTTGAAGGCGGAACGCGCTACATGAAGATGAAATGGCGCGCGTGAGGCGTGGTGACAGTAGGCCCAGTGGCGGCTAGAAGAGACCATGACTTATCGCATCCTGTTTGTCTGCCTAGGCAATATCTGCCGATCCCCCACGGCCGAAGCCGTGTTGCGCACGATTGCGGCCGAGCATCCTTCGTTGAGCTTGCATGTTGACAGTGCCGGCACCTCGGATTGGCATGTCGGCGATCCGCCCTATGGCCCGATGCAGGATGCCGCACGGACGAGAGGCTACGATCTTTCATCGTTGCGGGCGCGTCAGTTTGTGGCCGAAGATTTCACACGCTTTGACCTGATTGTCGCGATGGATGAAAGCAACCAGGAAAACATCAAGAGAATGCAGCCCAAAGGGTCAAAGACACGGGTGGAACTGTTCACTGATTTTGCCCCTGACACCGGAATGGACCACATACCTGACCCTTACTATACCCGAAACTTTGAAGAGACATTGGACCTTGTCGAAGCTGCGTCGCGTGGCCTGATCGCGGAGTTGGCGCGGTAACGGACTAGCGGCAGTAAGATGTTACTGTCAGGCCAAATTCCTTGTATTTTTTCCAGAACCGTTCGTCAGAGTTGCGGTCTGATTGGCGGAGCGCCTGACTTCTGTGAGGGTCTTTGAAGAACTTGGCAACTTTGGCACGCTCGGTGTTCGTCAGCATTGAATCGGCGACGTTCTGAATGCACCCACACAACGCGCGCGAGGCTGCGGCGCGATTTGCGCTCAGGCATGCCCGTTCAATAGACCCACCGGCAAACGCCGCTTGGCTGGGAAGTATGGCGGATATTAGCGCGAATGAGAGAAGAACCTGTTTCATCGCTGTCCTCGTCGAAATCTGCCTCGGGATACGCAGGTCTTTGGTGCCTGGTTTCGGTGCATAATACACTTTTCAGTGACGGGATGCAATTTCCTGTGCGCTTCAAAGCCGCGTGATCTTGACCTTTGGCAGCAAAGCGCGCAGGTCGCTGTCGCGGCAAAGCTCGGTCGCAGGGCTCATCACGGCGGCGCTGGCTGCGGCAGTGCCGTGGCGCAGGGCATCCGGCCAGTCTGCCCCTGTCGCGCGGGCCATGGTGAACACCCCGACAAAGCTGTCACCCGCCCCGACCTTGCTGACAACCGGCACCGGTGGGGTGACGGCATGCAGCACAGTGTTTTCGGCCGCAAGTATCGACCCCTCCGCGCCAAGTGCAAGGATCACGGAACCCGCGAAGCCCTTGTCAACCACAGCACGGGCAAACCCGGCCACATCTTGCAGAGATGAAAATGACCGTCCTGCCAGCGCCTCGCTTTCCGCGCCATCAAGCCTGAGGATATCCGGCGCTGCTCCATCTTCCGTGGTCTGAACTGTCAGTGCGGCACCGGAGGTATCGAGCGTCAGAATGGCCTCTTTGCTGCGTGTGATTTCTGCCAAGGTCTTGGAAAATCCAACGGGCACGCCAGGCGGTTGCGAGCCGGACAAGACAACGTGCATACCCGGTGCAATGACCTGTTGGAGTTGTTCGGTGAGGGCCGCCAGATCGTTGTCCGTCCAGACCGGTCCGGGCATCACAAAGCGATATTGTGTGCCTGCCTTCCGATCGCTGACCGCGAGCGACAGGCGGGTTTCTCCGGGCAGTGAAAAGGCGATGGTGGGAACGCCTTCGTCCTTCAGCAGGGCTGCCATCTGCTGCCCGCGAAACCCGGCCAGTGCAACAAGGGCGGTGGCAGCGCCGCCCGTGCGACAGATGGCGCGGGCAACATTGATACCTCCTCCACCCGGATCCAGAACCGGAGCGTCGCACCGCAGCTTCTCGTCCGCGCGCACCGCATCGACGGCAGTGGACATGTCCAGCGCCGGGTTCAGGGTGATCGTCAAAATGTCGGCAACAGGATGGGGCATGGCGTCCGCAGCATGTGAATCATGATGCCAGACTAGGCGGTCAGGGAAGGCGCGGCAACGCCCTCCCCGCTGATCTTATGCGGCGCGGGCCTTGATGGTTTTGGCTACCACGTCCTGCGCGACAGCGGCGGGGCTGACGCCTTGTTTCTCGGCTTCGGACAGAATGGCCTCCATCGTGTCATCCAGCGCGACGAGTTTCTTGGCGACCCATTCGACACGACCTTCGATTTGCAGCACTTCGGTGGCGACATTGATGATTCCACCGCCATTTGCCACGAAATCCGGGGCGTAGAGGATACCCCGCTGGGCCAACAGGTCCGCGTCGGAAGGCTTGGCCAACTGATTGTTGGCACCGCCCGCGACGGCTTTCACCTTGAGCTGCGATATGGTGTCTTCATTCAGAATGCCACCGATTGCACAGGGTGCGAAAATGTCTGCTTGGACGGCGTAGATATCATCCAACCCGACCGCTTGCGCGGCGAATGTTTCGGTCGCCGCAGTAACGCGCGCTGCGTCGATATCGGTGACAATCAGCTTGGCTCCGGCTTCGGTCAGTAATTCACACAAGTTCCACCCGACATTGCCAAGCCCCTGCACCGACACAATGCGCCCGGTCAGATCAGCATCGCCGAATTGGTGAAGCGCGACGCGGCGCACGGCGTTGAAGATCCCGCGCGCGGTGATGGGTGACGGGTCGCCCGAGGCAAAATCCCCATCCGACAAACCAGCCACAAAGCGTGTCACTTTCGCCAGTTCGGCCATGTCTGCCGGGCTCATGCCCATATCTTCCGCGGTCCAATACCGCCCCTCGCAGGCCTCGACCGCGCGGCCAAACGCGTGCAGCAGGGCCGGGGTCTTCAATGTTGCGGGATCACCGATGATCACGGCTTTGCCGCCACCCAACCGTAAACCGGCGGCGGCGTTCTTATAGGTCATACCTTCAGACAGGCGCAGCGCATCGGTCAGCGCGGCTTCTTCCCTGGCATAGGGGCGCATCCGCAGGCCACCGGCAGCGGGGCCAAGCACCGTAGAATGAATGGCGATAAAGCCGATCAGCCCGCAGGCGGCATCCTCGACGCGGTAAACTTCTTCGTGGGTGGCCGAAGCCACTTGCGTGATGTTCATGAGATCCTCCCGATTTGTCGCGAATTTACCGAAGAGCAGGGGGTGAAAATCACCAAAAATCTGCGTGAAATATCACATTGTTGGTGATATAGGTCGTATAGACAGACAATCACGAGATTTTTCTTATGGACGCCATTGACCGCCGCATCATCGCAGCCCTTCAGGAAAACGGCCGTCAGAAGCTGGGCGAGCTTGCTGATTCTGTCGGCCTGTCGCCCACGCCCTGCGCCCGCCGCATCGCCGCACTGGAAGACGCGGGCGTCATCACAGGCTATGGTGCACGGGTGGATCAGGCGAAGCTGGGCCTGCCGGTCTCGGTCTTCATCTCGGTCGAGTTGGAAAGCCAGAACCGCGACGCCCTGACGGTGTTCGAACGCGCCGTGTCGCGCATGGAAGAGGTGATGGAATGCCACTTGATGAGCGGCAACCGCGACATCATCCTGCGCGTCGTCGTCGCCAACCTGACCGCGTTTGATGAATTCATGGAACACCGCCTGATGCGCGTCGAGGGGATCCGGCGCATGCGGTCGAGCTTTACGCTAAGGACGATGGTGCGAAGGAATGTGTTGCCGGTGGGGTAGGGGGTCGTGATACACTGTTCTTCGTCTTGGAAAGCAGTTTGGAGGCTTGCATAGGACGCCATTCATGGCAAAGCCTACGTCGTCACCTGGCCTGAGCTGGACATAGGCTGGTTATGGTTATCTGGATTCACCGCTTGGATGATGACATGTCATTACTGGCGAAAATTCTAACCGGTTTGGAAAAACGATCTGAGTCCGAAAACAATGGCAACCACGATCAGTGCCAACAACCCTTGTATAAAGCGAAATTCCCAAACGGTTAACTTTTCTAAGATTGCTTCAGTATTCAAACGTCTGTTCAGTGCTTCCCGATAGAGAGCAGGGTCGAAAACCGTTTATACTTCTCCCGACTGCACATAAATCTCTCTCTCCAAGGTTTCAAAATGTGCACGAAGTTGATTGCAATCCGAAAGATGCGAAGTGGTTTTCGGGTCTAACTCGGCTAACTGCTCTTTTAGATTTCGCCTGTTGTTTTCAATGGCTTCAATCTCGTCTTCTACATTCATGTTCGAAACCTCTAGCTCGTGTAGTGTCGAGCCTAACTCAACGGTGCTTGACCGTCCCTCAAATCCCTATAATACGCTGCACTATGACCGACCTGAAACACATCCGCAATTTCTCGATCGTGGCCCATATCGACCACGGGAAATCCACGCTTGCCGACCGTCTGATCCAAGAGACGAACACCGTGTCCTTGCGGGATATGAAAGAGCAGATGCTCGACAGTATGGATATCGAGCGGGAACGCGGGATCACTATCAAGGCGAACACCGTTCGGATTTCATACACCGCCGACGATGGCGAGACGTATGTTCTGAACCTGATCGACACGCCCGGCCACGTGGATTTCGCCTATGAGGTCAGCCGCTCGATGCGCGCCGTTGAGGGGTCTTTGCTCGTCGTGGACTCGACCCAAGGGGTTGAGGCGCAGACGCTGGCCAATGTGTATCAGGCCATTGACGCGGATCACGAGATTGTGCCGATCCTGAACAAGATCGACCTGCCTGCGTCTGACTGTGACCGGGTGGCGGAACAGATCGAGGATGTGATCGGTATCGACGCGTCCGGCGCCATTCAGGTGTCCGCCAAGACCGGGCAGGGCATCCACGAAACGCTGGAAGCTATTGTCCAGCACCTGCCCGCCCCACAGGGCAATGCCGACGCGCCGCTGAAGGCGATGCTGGTGGACAGCTGGTATGATTCATATCTGGGCGTCATCGTCCTGATCCGGGTGATTGACGGCAAGCTGAAAAAGGGCGAGCGGATCCGCATGCTGTCGACCAATGCTGTCTATCCGGTGGACCGGATCGGTGTGTTCACCCCGCAGATGGTCCCGATTGACGAACTGGGGCCGGGCGAGATCGGCTTTTTGACCGCCTCGATCAAGCAGGTGCGCGACACGCGGGTGGGCGACACGATCACGCACGAAAAGAAGGGGACCGACAAGGCGCTGCCGGGGTTCAAACCTTCGCAACCCGTGGTGTTCTGTGGCCTGTTCCCGGTGGACACGGCAGAATTCGAAGACCTGCGCGACAGCATCGAAAAGCTCGCGCTGAACGATGCGTCTTTCAGCTATGAGATGGAGACCTCGGCAGCACTTGGCTTTGGTTTCCGCTGTGGCTTCCTTGGCCTGCTGCACCTTGAGGTGATCCGCGACCGGATCGAGCGTGAGTATGACATTGATCTGATCACCACCGCGCCCAGCGTGATCTATCACATTTATATGCGCGACGGCACGATGCACGAGTTGCACAACCCCGCCGACATGCCCGACCTGTCAACGGTCGATCACCTGGAAGAGCCGCGCATCAAGGCGACGATCCTTGTGCCCGATGAATATCTGGGCGACGTGCTGAAACTGTGCCAGGACCGGCGCGGTATCCAGCTTGACCTGACCTATGCCGGGTCGCGCGCGATGGTTGTCTATGACCTCCCGCTGAATGAAGTTGTGTTCGACTTCTATGATCGCCTGAAATCCGTAACAAAGGGTTACGCGAGCTTCGATTATCAAATGCTGGGCTATCGCGAGGACAATCTGGTCAAGATGTCGATCCTTGTGAATGACGAACCCGTCGATGCGCTGTCCACCATGGTTCACCGTGACCGCGCCGAGACGCGTGGCCGCGCCATGGTTGAAAAACTGAAAGACCTGATCCCCCGCCACATGTTCAAAATCCCGATCCAGGCGGCGATTGGCGGCAAGGTCATCGCGCGCGAGACGCTGTCCGCCCTGCGCAAAGACGTGACCGCGAAATGCTATGGCGGCGACGCGACCCGGAAGAAGAAACTGCTGGAGAAGCAGAAGGCCGGTAAAAAGAAAATGCGCCAATTCGGGAAAGTGGACATTCCGCAAGAAGCGTTTATCAGCGCGCTAAAGATGGACGATTGAGAATGAAAATGGCCGCGTAAGCGGCCTTTTTCATTCAGTGCGCGGCAGCAAATTGCGAAGCAAATCGCGTGCGCACCCCCAACTTGCTCTACTATAAGTCGTTTAATTAGAAGATCTTACGTGCGTTTCATTGGTATATTTGTGTTCAATTCGACCGGTTGCTTGTCCAATCCATACAAAGCTTTGTCGAATAGACTCCTGACGACAGGTTCACCGCTTCAGCTGCATGCTGCCTACTTTACGCGTAGCAAGATATGCGGCGCGGGATGCGTCGAATGCCATATGTGAGTATTGTATAATTTTTAACATACTGAAATAAAAGTATTATTTAGCAATCAATCTGCATATTCAGGATTGCTG contains the following coding sequences:
- the meaB gene encoding methylmalonyl Co-A mutase-associated GTPase MeaB codes for the protein MDIHDLATRVQAGERRALARAITLVESGRADHRAQAGALLDALAPLGRQALRIGLSGTPGVGKSTFIEAFGMFLIEQGLKVAVLAVDPSSARSGGSILGDKTRMERLSRQKNAFIRPSPSQSQLGGVARRTREAVALCEAAGFDVVLIETVGVGQSETMVAEMSDLFLLLLAPAGGDELQGVKRGIMEIADLILVNKADGDLKPMAMRTCADYAGALRLLRKRAYDPQGFPKAMTVSAVTQDGLTDAWETIQTLIAWRREHGHWTRRRAHQARHWFEEDVRHGLLSVLDQKDTRARIDTLGDQVANGQISASRAAADILTHLRPVRKI
- a CDS encoding ABC transporter ATP-binding protein: MFRFFENLVDPFAPHDLGTPPKSLWPFFKSQFGPFRKWMIWMALTGVLVALIETGLIFYTGRIVDLINLSTPESFWSTNGFELLLAAVFIIFLRPLAITLNRFFLEQTLAGNMQEQVRWRAHRHLLGQSLGFFQNDFAGRLSNRVMQLGPAVEDSTYMFFEGIFYATTYVLSAMVILGQVDMRLALPLGIWLVFYVLYVRYIAKRVSVASEKWSDARSLVTGRIVDAYANIESVKLFSQGAGEERYALSSLKRLRLRFQRFLRLMTELSFGLNLLNGLLIVGVLGAAVWLWTQGEVSVGEVAAASALVVRLNGMSGWIMWVTIRLFEHMGVIREGLRSIAVAHELKDAKGAKDLVIKDGEITFGGLTHHYGKGSGGLDNVSLTVRPGEKVGLVGRSGAGKSSLVNLLMRFRDPEGGHILIDGQDVSGVTQDSLRAQIGMVTQDSSLLHRSVRANILYGRPDATEDQMIAAAERAEAHEFIQTLEDPQGRLGYDAHVGERGVKLSGGQRQRVAIARVMLKDAPILVLDEATSALDSEVEAAIQKTLYGMMEGKTVIAIAHRLSTIAQMDRIVVLDEGRIIESGSHDELLAAGGTYAGLWDRQSGGFLGED
- the rpmB gene encoding 50S ribosomal protein L28, translated to MSRVCELTGKGPMTGNNVSHAKNRTRRRFLPNLNDVTLQSEALGRGFKLRISAAALRSVDHRGGLDAYLTKAKDVELSANALKIKKEVTKALATA
- a CDS encoding copper chaperone PCu(A)C, giving the protein MFHMKTVFAATAAALFALPAFAENEIMIADAYARASGMNAMAGAAFFQIMNHGDEDDRLIAVKSDVAKRVELHTHKETAEGVMQMMEVEEGFPVAAGGIHALERGGDHVMFMGLNQPFEDGSTINVTLVFEKAGEMTIEIPVDLKRNPMGGGMMNGKMNGGQMKQDATPSN
- a CDS encoding NAD-dependent deacylase; its protein translation is MNHIVILTGAGISAESGLGTFRDKDGLWTKYDLNEVATPEGFARNPDLVHEFYNARRTNCRSAQPNAAHAALARLQAEHSDRVTIITQNVDDLHERSGTTGVIHMHGELSGALCAACDHRWTAPQEMSPNDLCPSCNRTATRPDIVWFGEMPYRMDEIYQALSNADLFVAIGTSGNIYPAAGFVAEAHAVGTKTLELNLEPSTTAGTFDSAHFGPATEIVPRWVSEILGAP
- a CDS encoding winged helix-turn-helix transcriptional regulator, which translates into the protein MSRVKPYTMSCPISRSLDLLGNRWAIHVLRELHAGPASFAQIKAGLPGIASNMLSARLSELCDAGLIAKSHRLYTLTEHGFSTRGILFELARFGRNQPKPDNPTDPEGVSHRAVILAGAIERAAGPLDDIRAEILLDDAPFSLTVAGGRAALQAGSLPLAPVQIAFGWCDVEAVARGDQRVANFAAEREISAEDPLQVAALLDLLQKAMDIYGGFK
- a CDS encoding YdeI/OmpD-associated family protein, yielding MPLKRPIQPMPPDIQVRLQAHGVRAAYDVRPSYQRNDYLAWIARAKRPETREKRVVQMLEELEGGTRYMKMKWRA
- a CDS encoding low molecular weight protein-tyrosine-phosphatase, which gives rise to MTYRILFVCLGNICRSPTAEAVLRTIAAEHPSLSLHVDSAGTSDWHVGDPPYGPMQDAARTRGYDLSSLRARQFVAEDFTRFDLIVAMDESNQENIKRMQPKGSKTRVELFTDFAPDTGMDHIPDPYYTRNFEETLDLVEAASRGLIAELAR